Sequence from the Chloroflexota bacterium genome:
AACACGATTCCATTGTCCACGATACGGCTCAGCTAGCCCGGCGGGTGGCTTAGGTGCGCGAACAGTACAATGACGACTCGCTCGTCGAGCCGTTTTTAGACTCGCGGGAGTTTCACGTTGGCATCCTGGGCAACGGCAACCCTGAAATCCTGCCGCCGGTGGAATATGATTACTCGGTTTTCACTGACTTGCACGACCGGCTGTACACCTACCAGTGGAAGTACGATGGCGACTCTCGCGGCTACAAAGAGATCAAACTGCTTTGTCCTCTGCCAGCCGGTGACGGGTTGCTGGTGGAGAAACTCAAGGCGACGGCGCTTGCGGCTTACAAGGCGTTTCAACTCAGCGATTATGGCCGGATCGATCTACGGATGCTGGGCGATGAGCCGCAAATCCTGGACATCAATCCCAACCCGGACATTGACTACACTTCGGCGCTGATGACAAGCGCCAGAGCCTGCGGGCTGACCTACAATCAGGTGGTGACTCGTATTGTCGAGCTGGCCTCAGCCCGGATGCCGGGGTAGGGTGGGGGGATTACCGATTTTTGTTTTGATTGAAAATCTGGTAGTAGTCGCGATCCAAATCATCATCCGATAGATGAGCGTAACGCTGAGTGATGGCGATGTTTTTGTGCCGGGCCAACTCTTGAGCCAGCTTGAGGTTGCCGCCCGAAGCCCGTAACACGACCGTGACGAAGTAATGGCGGAACGAGTGTGGGGTGATGGTTCCTTTGGCCTCCTCGCCCAGCGCGCCCACCACAGCCCGATCCACAATCTCTCTTGCCCCAACCGTATTCAACCGTAAAACTTTTTTGCCGGCGCCGTCGTCGTGGCGGGCGAAGATCGGCAGGGAACTGAGGGCGCGGCCTGTGCCGCCGTCCAGTTCAGCCCGCGCGTTGAGGTAGGTCTTGATGGCCGATAGCGCCCGCGTTGAGAAGCGCACCACGCTTTCGCGGTCACCTTTGATGATGACGATGGCCCGATTCTCTGCCCAGTCAATCTGGCCGCGCGTCAGGCGGCAGGCCTCGGAGATGCGAAGACCGGTGTCGGCCAATGTGCAGATAAAGGCCCGGTCACGGAGGCGGCGCAACCATTCGCGCTCGTCTTTCGATGGAGTCGAAGCCATCGAATTGACATAATCTGCCACCTGTTCAATTTGTTCACGAGGAAACTGGGGTAGCCGAGGCGCAACTTTTCGTTGTCGGCGTTTGAGGATGGTGTGAACCTGCGTCAGGTTGATGGGTGCGTTTTCTTCGGCCTGGAGGTATTCGTAGAAGCCGATGATGGCAGTGAGAAAGAGGCTCTCGGTGGCCGGGGCATAAGGCTTCAGGGCCGTGACGTACCAGCCCAGCCAC
This genomic interval carries:
- a CDS encoding tyrosine-type recombinase/integrase, with protein sequence MPTSTLQAAAERYLRIVADSRSESTHRAYAQAVHKFLATLKKHGMNSDTMAPAETSSEWLGWYVTALKPYAPATESLFLTAIIGFYEYLQAEENAPINLTQVHTILKRRQRKVAPRLPQFPREQIEQVADYVNSMASTPSKDEREWLRRLRDRAFICTLADTGLRISEACRLTRGQIDWAENRAIVIIKGDRESVVRFSTRALSAIKTYLNARAELDGGTGRALSSLPIFARHDDGAGKKVLRLNTVGAREIVDRAVVGALGEEAKGTITPHSFRHYFVTVVLRASGGNLKLAQELARHKNIAITQRYAHLSDDDLDRDYYQIFNQNKNR